GCTACGCGTAGCGAGTGAGTGAGCGTGCCCGCGTAGCGAGCGAGCCTAGGCTTTGTGCTACAAGTCGCTACAGTTGTGTCCGTGAAGGAGATCAGCCAGCGCGAGCTCCGCAACGACAACGCCGAGATCATGCGGGGCGTCGAAGCCGGCGAGACCTACATCGTGACCAGACGAGGCGTTCCCGTGGCTCGCATCGTCCCGATCTCAGATCCGGACCTGAAGATCGACCGTCCGGCGAAGAAGCGCACACGGTTCTCCGACACCAAACGGGTGCAACCTTCGGAACCCACGAGTGCGACGATCGACTTCCTCCGCGGCGACCGATGAGCCGTTGGTACCTGGACTCGTCGGCAGCTCTCAAGCTCCTGGCGCAAGAGGCCGAGTCCGCCGCGCTCGCTCGGCACCTCGACGACGAAGCTCCTGACCTGGTTGCGTGCACGCTGCTGGAGACCGAGCTCCGCCGCTCGGTGGCCCGGCACGCGAACCTGACCCAGCAGGCAGTTTCCGACTTCTTGGACGGGATGGACGTCTACGAGACTCCACCCTCGCTCTTCCGGGAGGCCGGCCTCCTTCCGGGCATCCTTCGATCACTCGACGCGCTGCACCTTGCAGCTGCCATCAGGATCGGTGCGGACTGCGTCGTGACGTACGACAGGCAGATGACCACGGCAGCGGGCGCCCTCGGGCTCGCGGTTCGCGCTCCTTCCTGAACCACGGATGTCCCCCGTCCCTGCCATGATCACCGCGTGCCCTGCCAGATCGAGGACGTCGCCGAGCTCGTCGAGCAGCTGCCCGAGACGGGGCAGCGGCCGTCGGCCAGCTGGATCCGGCTCGACGTCGGCGGCCAGGCGTTCGGGTACCTGTGGCCGGCCACCAACACGGCGGGGCTGAAGCAGACGATCGTCGAGCAGCTCTCCCTCGTCGCCGAGCGTCCTGACGTCTTCGAGGTGCAGTACACCTCGGGCGCCTACGGCTGGGTCGTGATCCACCTCGAGCGCATCGAGCGCGACGAATTGGCCGAATTGACCTTCGAGGCATGGCGGCTGACAGCACCCGCGGCACTGGTCGAGGCCCGGGCGGACCAGCTCCCGACCTGACCGGGCGTGGGAACCGTCACAAACCGTTCGATGGACACCTGCAACCTGCCCCGGAGGAGCCTGTAGCCTCGACCCAGCCCGACCAGACCACACAAGGAACGAGCACCCATGGTTGACGTCAACACCGCCCTCGACGCCGCAGGCGTCAGCAACCCCAAGGTCCGCGAGTACGTCGCGTACTGGGCCGAGCTGACCGGAGCAGCGAACATCGAGGTCGTATCTCCGGCGGACGACGCCCGACTCATCGCCGAGTGCCTGGAGGCCGGCGAGCTGGAGCCCGCCGGTGAGGGCCTGTACTACTCCCGCAGCTACCATAAGGACACCGCCCGCTCCGAGGAGCGCACCGTCGTCGCGACCAGCCGGCCGACCGACAAGGGCGAGTACAACAACTGGCGCGACGCCGCCGAGATGACCGAGCTGCAGAAGAACAACATGCGCGGCGCCTCGGCCGGCAAGACGATGTACGTGATCCCGTACCTGATGTCCCCGGTCGGCAACGCGCTCGCCCCGTGGGCGACCGGCGTCGAGCTGACCGACTGCCGCACCGTCGTGCTGCACATGATCCGGATGGCCCGCGTCGGCGTCCAGTACATCAACGACCTCGAGGACCCGAACCAGTTCGTCCGCGCCGTGCACGTCACCGGCGACCTGGAGAACCTCGGCCAGGGCACCCCGGAGGACTCGCGCTACTTCGTCACCGTCGCCGACGAGCGGACGATCCTGCACTACGGCTCGAGCTACGGCGGCAACGCCCTTCTCGGCAAGATCGCGCACGGTCTGCGCCAGGCGGCGTACGACGGCTGGGTCTCCGGCAAGTTCCTCGCCGAGCAGTACATGCTCATCGGGATCCACGACAAGGAGACCGGCAAGGACTACCACATCTGCGGTGGCTTCCCGAGCGCCTCGGGCAAGACCAACCTCGCGATGATGCTGGCCCCCGACGCCCTCGGCGACCGGTACCACGTCTCCTTCTACGGCGACGACATCGCGTGGCTGTGGGTCGACGAGGAGAGCGGCAAGCTCTACGGCATGAACCCGGAGTACGGCGTCTTCGGTGTCGCCAAGGACACCAACGAGGGCACCAACCCGACCGCGCTGGAGTCGATCGCCCCGGGGACCGGTGCGATCTTCACCAACATCGCCTACAACCCGACCTCGGGTGAGGTCTGGTGGGAGGGCCGCACTCCGGAGCCGCCGGCCGACGTCGACGGCTGGCTGGACTGGCTCGGCGCACCGATCGCCGACCGCGAACCGGGCGACACCTCGCCGTGGGCGCACCCGAACAGCCGGTTCACCACCACGCTGGACAACGTCCCGAACATCGCCAAGGACTACGACGCCGCGTCCGGCGTCCCGATCGACGCGATCATCTTCGGTGGTCGTACCCGTGACCGCGAGCCGCTGATCCGCGCGATCCACGACCTGGCCGAGGGCGTCTACGACGGCCTGACCCTGGGCGCCGAGGCGACCGCCGCGGCCGAGGGCAAGGAAGGCGTGCTCCGCTACGACCCGATGTCGAACCGCCCCTTCATGGCCTACGGCGAGGGCGACTACGCGCAGCACTACCTGAACGTCGTCGGTGCCGCCAAGGAGCAGCCGATCTTCGCCCACGTCAACTGGTTCCAGAAGGACCCGGAGGACGGCCACTTCCGCTGGCCCGGGTACCGCGACAACCTGCGCCCGCTGCTCTGGCTGCTGCAGCTCAAGAACGGTGAGGTGAAGGGTCGCGAGACGGCCGTCGGCATCATCCCGACCGCCGAGGAGCTCAACCTCGAGGGGGTCGACATCAGCGACGCCGACCTCGAGGCGATCCTGACGATCGACGTCGACCGCTGGAAGCAGGAGATGGGCTACCGCGAGGAGCACCTCAGCTCCTTCGAGCGGCTGCCCGAGGCGATCTGGGAGGCGCACCGTCGCGTGACGGCCGCCCTCGAGAACGAGGCCTGAGACTCGACGAACCCCCGGTCAGCGGCGCTGACCGGGGGTTCGTGCTTGGTAGGGGTCAGGCCGGGGAGACCAGGAAGGCGTCGTCGGAGGTCTCGAAGGGGGTCGCCTGGATCCCCGAACCCATGAGCAGCAGCGACGCCATGTGGCTGACGAGCATCGCGCCGACGGGCGCACGCCCGGCAAGGTCCACGGCGGCATCCACGCCGTCCCCGGAGACCGGAAGGTCTCCGACGGGCACCTCGGCGATCGCCAGACCGATGCCTGCGGTGTGACCGGTCGTCAGCGCGTTGATCCCGGCCCGCACCCCGGTCGCGGGCCCGTCGAACAGAACCGCGGTCTCCCCCGACGTCGTCAGGCGACGGCGACCGCCGCCCGCGACCAAGGCGCTCGTCAGCTCCTCGGCTCCGGCACCCCGGCTGACCACGACCGCTGCGAGGGCGACCGGCTGGTCGGGCACCGTCGTCGGCGTGATGAACGGTTCGATCGCGTCCACGATCTGCTTCGGGTCACCGGAGACGAAGTGGTCCTCACCGTCGAGGAGCTCGAGCCGTGCACCCGGGATCCGGTCGGCGATGTACTGGCCTTCCTCCCAGGTGAACATCGCATCACCGCGTCGGTGCAGCACCAGCGTCGGTACCCGCAGGCTCGGCAGGATCCCGCGCACGTCGACCAGGGCGTTCATGTCCATCAGCTGCCGGACCGTTCCCGGCGTCGCGGAGGCGCGCATCCGCCGCGCCCACCACTCCGCCATCGCGTCGTCGCCCGACGGGCAGCGGTACCGCAGGTCGGCCTCCCAGTCGAGGTTGGTCACCAGCTCCTCGGTCCACGCTGCCCGCGCCTCGGCTGTCTGGGCGTAGGGGTAGTCCTCGGCCCAGACCCGTCGTGCGTAGGTGCCGTACAGGACGAGACCCGAGACCCGCTCGGGATGCATGGCCGCCATGAGCATGGCCATCGGGCCGCCTTCGGAGTACCCGCAGATGACCGCCTTCTGCGACCCGACCGCATCCATGACCGCGAGCACGTCGTGCATCCGGGTCTCCAGGTCCGGCACACCCGGCGGCCGGTCGGACATCCCGGTGCCGCGCTTGTCGAAGCGGATCAGCCGACCCATCGCTCCGAGCCGCTCGAGGAAGTAGGCGTGCCGCGGGTCGTCCCAGTCCACCTCGAGGTGGGAGACGAAGCCGGAGATCAGGACGATGTCGATCGGCCCGCTGCCGGTGACCTGGTAGGCGATGTGCAGCCCGTCGCTGGTGGTGTAGCGGATCGGGCTCTGCTCCACCGGTGACGGCCCGGCGACCGGCGCCGCTCCGGTCGGAACGACGCGCTCGACGCTGTCGGCGCTCTCGGTGCTCTCGACGACCTCAGCCACGAACCGGTACCCCCGACCGTGCAGCGTCCGGATGCAGCGCTGGGCCTGCCCGTCGTCGCCCAGCGCCTTGCGGACCTGCTTGATCCGACTCGTCACGGTCGTCTCGCTGACGAACCGGCCGCCCCAGATCGAGTCCATCAGCTCTTCCTTGGGCACGATCCGGTCGCGGTGACGCACCAGGTGGAGCAGGACGTCGAACGCCTGCGGTTCGAGGGGGACCGGCTGACCGGCGCGGCGTACCTCGAAGAGCGCCTCGTCGATCTCGATGTCGTCTGCCAGCCGAAGGACCACGGCGACAGTTTTGCAGAGCGTCTCCACGAAGTCCCCACATCTCCGCCACCTCGTCGTCAAGTACGTCGCGCCGGTCCAGCCCAGGGTGGAGACATGACCACACAGACCGAGATCCACGTCCCGACCACGGACCTCCGACGTGCCGCAGTGCGCGACATCGTCGCCGTGGCTCCCGGGATCGTCCCGTTCGGGATCATGCTCGGCGTCGCCTCGAGCACGCTGGGGACCGGAGCGCTGGCTACGCTGCTCGGCTCGGTCGCCGTGTACGGCGGCAGCGCCCAGCTGACCACGATGACGGCTCTGCACCTCGGCGCCGGCCTGGTCACCGCGGTGATCAGCGGAGCGGTCGTCAACGCCCGGATCATGCTGTACGGCGCTGCGCTGCAGCCGCTCTTCCGCGACCAGCCGCGTTGGTTCCGCCTGATCGGGCCGACGTTCATCCTCGACCAGACCTACCTGTCCGCTGTCGGACGCGAGGACCTGAGCGCGGAGGAGTTCCGTCGCTACTGGGCCTGGCTCGGGTGGACCCTGCTGGGTGTCTGGTCGGCGTCTGTCGCGGCCGGGGTCCTGGTCGGTCCTGCTCTTCCGACGCTCCCCCACCTGGCGACCCTGGTGCCGATGGCGATGTTCCTGGCCATGCTCGTGCCCCGGCTGGTGAACGTGCCGGCGATCTCCGCTGCGGCGACGGCCGCTCTGGTCGCCGTCGCGGTGGCCCACCTCGTCCCCGAGGTCGGCATCCTCGGCGGCACCCTGGCCGGTGTCGCCACCGCGGTCCTCGTCGAGGAGAGGGCAAGCCGATGACGATCATCGCCATGCTGGCGCTCGGCGCCGTGTGCTGGACCTTCCGGGTGCTCTTCATCCTGGCGGTCCCGGCCGACCGGTTGCCCGCACGCGTCCGGGCCTCGCTGTCCCACCTGGCCCCGGCCTCCATGGCGGCGCTGGTCGCGGTTGAGGCCGACGCGGCGACCCGCGGAGGGACCACGGTCTCGACGCTGGTCGTCCTCGCCACCGCCCTCGCCTTGTTCCTCGCCGTACGACGCACCGGCAGCCTGCCGCTCGCCATCGCCGTCGGGACAGCAGTCGCCGTTCTCCTCGATCTCGTCGTCCTGTGACGACGCCCTCTTGTGCACGACCCCACCCACCCACAGAAGGAAGCACCATGAACACCACCAGCACCCTGCTCGCCTCGGGCCTGGCGACGATCGCCCTGGTCGCCCTGTCCGCCTGCGGTTCGAACAGCCCGGAGAAGGCGACCGACCCGGCCGCCGACCAGCCCGCGGCCAGCTCGAGCAGCAGCACGACCAGCACCACCTCCGATCCGTGCTCGATCACCACCGCAGCGACCATCCAGGCCATCACCGGTGGCAGCGTGGCCGAGGGCGTTCCCGGCAACGCCCGGGACTGCACCTACGAGGTGTCGGGCGCGAACGTCCGCACCATCGCGGTCTTCGCGTACGGCTCGGCGGCGGAGTTCGACGGCATCAAGTCCGGCTACGCCACCAACCGTGGCGGCACCGAGGACGTCCCCGGCGTCGGCAACCGTGCCTTCAGCCCGGTCGACGTCGGCCAGAACGAGGTTGTTGCCGAGGCCGGCGGCACCGTCTTCGCGGTCTCGACCCTGGCGCTGTCAGCCGACGAGATCGACCCCGAGGCCAAGGCGGTCGCAGCGGCGATCGCAACAGATCTCGCCTGAGCACACCTGACCACCCCACACACACTGAGGAAGAAGACATGCATCTCCGCATCCGCAGGACCCACCGCTCCACCCGCAACCCCGTGGGCCGCAACCCCGTCGGCCGCAGCGCAGCGGCCGCCGTCGCCGGAAGCCTCCTGGCCGCCGGCACCCTCGCTGCGCCGACGGCGCACGCCGCAGCACCGATCGTCACGACCGGTGACATCCTGGTCAGCACCTACGGCCACGTCTTCGACGGTGGCTCCGGGATCGACCGGATCGACCGCACCACGGCGGAGCGCTCGCGCGCCGCGTCGTTCGGCATCGGGTACGCCGCCGACGAGGTGATCGCCGAACCCGACGGCGACCTGATCGTCGGCAACGACGCTGGCCGGATCGTCCGGGTGGACCACCTCACCGGGAAGCAGACCGTACTGCTGGACCACATCGACGACATCTACGGACGAGCCTTCGACGAGATCGTGCTGCGCTCCGACGGCAACCTCGCGATGGTGGTGATGTTCGAGCACGAGTCCAAGCTCGCGACGTTCAACCCGAGCACCGGCAAGCTGACCTACCTGTCGTCCAGCACCATCCTGCGCGGCACCGCAGGGCTGGCCGTCGACTGGCACGGTGACTACGTGGTGTCCGCCGACGAGAGCGTCTGGCGTATCAACCAGACGAACGGGAACGTCAGCAAGATTGCCGACCTCGGCGGCCGGGTCGGCGGGCTGGTCATCGACCGCAAGGGCCGGATCCTGGTGCACGTGCGGGCCGCGGGCACCCAGGGAACCCGGATCGCGGCGATCGCGCCCGGCACGAACGCCGTCAGCACGGCAGCACAGGCGGGCAACCTGACCACCCAGAACTTCGGCATGGCGCTGGAGGCGGACGGGCGGCTCGTCGCCCTCGAGGTCGAGGGCGCCCAGGGCACCGCGGCGCTCGTCCGGGTCGACCCGGACTCCGGCGGCCAGGCCGTGCTCACCACGGTCGGCTCGGACGAGGCCCGGGACGTGACCATCGTCGGGTCCTCGCAGATCGGCGGCTTCACCCGCCCGGTTGCCGGCGACGACACCTTCAGCACCGACGCTGGCCTCGGACAGGTCACCGGCAAGCTCCTCGCCAACGACCACGACCCGCTCGGGCAGAAGATCCACTACGTGACGGCGTCGAACCCGTCGCACGGGTTCATCTCGGCGAACGACGACGGCTCGTTCTTCTACTTCCCCGATGCCGGGTTCACCGGCCAGGACTCGTGGACCTACCGGGCGGTCTCCGCCGACGGGCGTCCGTCCGCGACTGCCGTCGTCCGGGTGAACGTGGCACCGGCGGTGTCGCCGACCGCGCACCACGACGAGTGGACCACCACGGTGAACTGGGCGCTCCAGGTTCCTGCTCCCGGCGTCCTCGCCAACGACACCGACCCGCAAGGTGGCCCGCTGACCGCGAAGCTGGTCACGAAGCCGGCCCAGGGAGAATTCGCCCTCCAGCCCGACGGCGGGTTCGTCTACGTCCCCCCGGTCGGTTACACCGGCCAGCAGAGCTTCAGCTACGAGGTCGTCGACGCCGAGGGTCACCACTCCCTGCCCGGTTCGGTGCGGCTCACCGTCGAGGAGCCGAAGCCGACCGACCCCGGAACTCCGGACCCCGGCACCCCCGACCCCGGTACTCCGGACCCCGGTACTCCGGACCCCGGTACTCCGGGGAACCCGCAACCGTCGCCGAACACGGCACCGGTCGTCAAGATCGGCAACGGACCGGGACTCGCCGCGGGCGCCGACGGTCGCTCCGGAACCTTCCCGCTGACCGTCACCGACAAGGAGACCCCGACGTCGGTGAAGCTCGCGGTCACCAGCTCCAACACCCGGCTGGTGCCCGTGTCGGGCCTGAAGCTGGCCACCGCCACGAACGGTGCGCGCCTCCTGACCATCACCGCGGCACCCCGCGGCAAGGGTTCGGCACTGGTGAAGGTCACCGCGAGCGACGGCGGCAAGAAGACGGTGCTGACGATCGTCGTCCGCACCGGCAACGCCCGGGCGAACAAGCTGATCGGCACCGCAGGGCCCGACCTGCTGATCGGACGCGGCGGTAAGGACCGACTCAGCGGCGGCGCCGGCCGGGACGTGCTCACGGGTGGGTCCGGGAAGGACAGGTTGCGTGGCGGAGCAGGATCCGACGTCTTCCGCGGCGGCACCGGCAAGGACAGGGTCCTGGACTTCGCCGCGAAGCTCGGCGACCTCCGGGTTCAGATCTGACCGCACCGGAACCCCCGACCAGCTTTCCGGTCGGGGGTTCCGGCGTCTCGCGTCATGGACTCCGGACTGGTTCGTCTCAGGAGGGCGCCCCTCCCGCCGATGGGGTGCGGACACACCTCGACTGCCGAAGGACCACGATGACGACCAGGGAGATGCCGCGCCGGCACTTCACGGACTTCTCGTTGCCCCGGCAGCTCTGGGAGGGCTTCGGGTGCGCAGCCCTGGCCGGGGTCGTCAGCGGACTGACCTTGACCGCCGCCCTGTGGCTCTACCTGGCCACCGCGGGTCTGGCCGCGGTGGCCGGGCTACCGGCGGCCACCCAGCACCGGACCCTGCGCGGCGCCCTGATCCGTACGACGGTCGGCGGCTCGGTCTGGGCCGGCGCGGTCCTGCTCGCCGCGATCGCCACCGGCACCGCCTCGACCCTGCCGACACCCGACCCCGTCGTCTACCTGCTGCTCACCACCGTGCCGGCCACGGCCGCCGGCTGGATCGTGTGGACCTGGACCAACCGGTCCAGCGCCCTGGCACCCGCCGCCGCCCTGGGCAACTAGTCCCGCCCATGTACGCCGAGCGGGCTCAGATGTCCCGCCTAGGTACGCCGAGCGGGCTCAGATGTCCCAACTGGGTCTCGTGACGCGTGCACCCCAGCCCTCTCGACGTACGGGGGCGAGACATCTGGGACCTCTCGCGAATCAACGGGGCCGGCCGCTGCCGTCCTGAGCGACGGCCTCGAAGAGCTCGACGACCCCGGCCAGGCGCGCCTCCTCGAGGTCGGGCCTGGGCAGCACCGCACGGATGACCGCCTCGCCGTCGAACATGTGCACCACCGAGGTCACCGCCAGCCGGGTCACGTCGGGCTCCATCTCGGCCCACGGCGTCGCCGCGACCGCGATCTCCTCGATCCGGTCGTAGAGATGGAGCGCCACCGGCGTCAGCTGCTCCCGCAGCGCCGTGTCGGTGCGTGCGGCGATCAGCAGCTCGAACCAAACGGCGTTGATCCGGGCCCGAGCCCGGCTCCGGGCGAAGGTCAGCAGGTCGGCGATCGGCACGTCTCCGAGCTCCCGGACCCCGTCGAGGTGCCGACGACCGACCTCCTCGGCTGCGGCGACGACCAGGTCGAGCCGCGAGTCGAAGTGCCGGAACAGCCCGCCCTTGGAGACACCGGCACGGGTGCAGATCTCGCCGAGCGAGGCGCGGTGGTACCCGAGGTCCGCGATCGTCTCGATGGTCGCGTCGACGAGCGCGGCCTTGGTGGCCGCCGTGCGTTCTGCCTGGG
The DNA window shown above is from Marmoricola sp. OAE513 and carries:
- a CDS encoding TetR/AcrR family transcriptional regulator, with the translated sequence MTEAGSTTGRRTQAERTAATKAALVDATIETIADLGYHRASLGEICTRAGVSKGGLFRHFDSRLDLVVAAAEEVGRRHLDGVRELGDVPIADLLTFARSRARARINAVWFELLIAARTDTALREQLTPVALHLYDRIEEIAVAATPWAEMEPDVTRLAVTSVVHMFDGEAVIRAVLPRPDLEEARLAGVVELFEAVAQDGSGRPR
- a CDS encoding Ig-like domain-containing protein; protein product: MHLRIRRTHRSTRNPVGRNPVGRSAAAAVAGSLLAAGTLAAPTAHAAAPIVTTGDILVSTYGHVFDGGSGIDRIDRTTAERSRAASFGIGYAADEVIAEPDGDLIVGNDAGRIVRVDHLTGKQTVLLDHIDDIYGRAFDEIVLRSDGNLAMVVMFEHESKLATFNPSTGKLTYLSSSTILRGTAGLAVDWHGDYVVSADESVWRINQTNGNVSKIADLGGRVGGLVIDRKGRILVHVRAAGTQGTRIAAIAPGTNAVSTAAQAGNLTTQNFGMALEADGRLVALEVEGAQGTAALVRVDPDSGGQAVLTTVGSDEARDVTIVGSSQIGGFTRPVAGDDTFSTDAGLGQVTGKLLANDHDPLGQKIHYVTASNPSHGFISANDDGSFFYFPDAGFTGQDSWTYRAVSADGRPSATAVVRVNVAPAVSPTAHHDEWTTTVNWALQVPAPGVLANDTDPQGGPLTAKLVTKPAQGEFALQPDGGFVYVPPVGYTGQQSFSYEVVDAEGHHSLPGSVRLTVEEPKPTDPGTPDPGTPDPGTPDPGTPDPGTPGNPQPSPNTAPVVKIGNGPGLAAGADGRSGTFPLTVTDKETPTSVKLAVTSSNTRLVPVSGLKLATATNGARLLTITAAPRGKGSALVKVTASDGGKKTVLTIVVRTGNARANKLIGTAGPDLLIGRGGKDRLSGGAGRDVLTGGSGKDRLRGGAGSDVFRGGTGKDRVLDFAAKLGDLRVQI
- a CDS encoding alpha/beta fold hydrolase; its protein translation is MVLRLADDIEIDEALFEVRRAGQPVPLEPQAFDVLLHLVRHRDRIVPKEELMDSIWGGRFVSETTVTSRIKQVRKALGDDGQAQRCIRTLHGRGYRFVAEVVESTESADSVERVVPTGAAPVAGPSPVEQSPIRYTTSDGLHIAYQVTGSGPIDIVLISGFVSHLEVDWDDPRHAYFLERLGAMGRLIRFDKRGTGMSDRPPGVPDLETRMHDVLAVMDAVGSQKAVICGYSEGGPMAMLMAAMHPERVSGLVLYGTYARRVWAEDYPYAQTAEARAAWTEELVTNLDWEADLRYRCPSGDDAMAEWWARRMRASATPGTVRQLMDMNALVDVRGILPSLRVPTLVLHRRGDAMFTWEEGQYIADRIPGARLELLDGEDHFVSGDPKQIVDAIEPFITPTTVPDQPVALAAVVVSRGAGAEELTSALVAGGGRRRLTTSGETAVLFDGPATGVRAGINALTTGHTAGIGLAIAEVPVGDLPVSGDGVDAAVDLAGRAPVGAMLVSHMASLLLMGSGIQATPFETSDDAFLVSPA
- a CDS encoding type II toxin-antitoxin system VapC family toxin, giving the protein MSRWYLDSSAALKLLAQEAESAALARHLDDEAPDLVACTLLETELRRSVARHANLTQQAVSDFLDGMDVYETPPSLFREAGLLPGILRSLDALHLAAAIRIGADCVVTYDRQMTTAAGALGLAVRAPS
- a CDS encoding phosphoenolpyruvate carboxykinase (GTP), with protein sequence MVDVNTALDAAGVSNPKVREYVAYWAELTGAANIEVVSPADDARLIAECLEAGELEPAGEGLYYSRSYHKDTARSEERTVVATSRPTDKGEYNNWRDAAEMTELQKNNMRGASAGKTMYVIPYLMSPVGNALAPWATGVELTDCRTVVLHMIRMARVGVQYINDLEDPNQFVRAVHVTGDLENLGQGTPEDSRYFVTVADERTILHYGSSYGGNALLGKIAHGLRQAAYDGWVSGKFLAEQYMLIGIHDKETGKDYHICGGFPSASGKTNLAMMLAPDALGDRYHVSFYGDDIAWLWVDEESGKLYGMNPEYGVFGVAKDTNEGTNPTALESIAPGTGAIFTNIAYNPTSGEVWWEGRTPEPPADVDGWLDWLGAPIADREPGDTSPWAHPNSRFTTTLDNVPNIAKDYDAASGVPIDAIIFGGRTRDREPLIRAIHDLAEGVYDGLTLGAEATAAAEGKEGVLRYDPMSNRPFMAYGEGDYAQHYLNVVGAAKEQPIFAHVNWFQKDPEDGHFRWPGYRDNLRPLLWLLQLKNGEVKGRETAVGIIPTAEELNLEGVDISDADLEAILTIDVDRWKQEMGYREEHLSSFERLPEAIWEAHRRVTAALENEA
- a CDS encoding MmcQ/YjbR family DNA-binding protein, whose product is MPCQIEDVAELVEQLPETGQRPSASWIRLDVGGQAFGYLWPATNTAGLKQTIVEQLSLVAERPDVFEVQYTSGAYGWVVIHLERIERDELAELTFEAWRLTAPAALVEARADQLPT
- a CDS encoding AzlD domain-containing protein, with translation MTIIAMLALGAVCWTFRVLFILAVPADRLPARVRASLSHLAPASMAALVAVEADAATRGGTTVSTLVVLATALALFLAVRRTGSLPLAIAVGTAVAVLLDLVVL
- a CDS encoding AzlC family ABC transporter permease, which translates into the protein MTTQTEIHVPTTDLRRAAVRDIVAVAPGIVPFGIMLGVASSTLGTGALATLLGSVAVYGGSAQLTTMTALHLGAGLVTAVISGAVVNARIMLYGAALQPLFRDQPRWFRLIGPTFILDQTYLSAVGREDLSAEEFRRYWAWLGWTLLGVWSASVAAGVLVGPALPTLPHLATLVPMAMFLAMLVPRLVNVPAISAAATAALVAVAVAHLVPEVGILGGTLAGVATAVLVEERASR
- a CDS encoding type II toxin-antitoxin system prevent-host-death family antitoxin is translated as MKEISQRELRNDNAEIMRGVEAGETYIVTRRGVPVARIVPISDPDLKIDRPAKKRTRFSDTKRVQPSEPTSATIDFLRGDR